CCGTCAGCCAACATCGCGTTGGAGGTAACGACCGTTACACTAAGAATATTACTTTGCTTGGCTAAACCCGTTTTAGGGTTAATGGAATGCACATATTTTTCCCCAGTGAGGCTATCCGTCCATACTTTCCGATAATTCCCAGAGGTAGCCAGCCCTTTGTTAGTAAATTGTAATGTAGTAATTAAGGTGCGGTTTTCGGGAGATTGCGTGGGGTCATCAACTCCAATAGTCCACTTTTTATCATCAATGGTATTTTTCCCACTTAGGAAAATCTCACCTCCTACTTCCACCAGAAAATTTTCAATTCCTTTTGATTTTAAGAAATCTGCCAATACATCTACAGTATACCCTTGTGCAATAGCATTGAAATCGAACGCAATTTCAGAATGCTGTTTGACAATTTGTTTGTTTGGCAAAAGGGTCACTTTCTGAAAACCTACACGAAGTAAAAGGCTGTCTATCTCTGACGATGTTGGCGGTTTTTTAGCATTGTTTTTACCAAATCCCCAAGCATTTACTAAAATTCCGACCGTAGGGTCAAACAGCCCTTCGCTTTGTTGCCAAATACTTTGCGAGGCAAGAAAAACCTTTTCAAAATGAGTATCAATATAAGCCTCTTCTGCCCGATTGATTTTTGAGATGATAGACTCCGAACGATAGGTGGACATTGACAAATCAATCACTTCAAAAATAGAGTCCACCGATGATTTTTTAATTTCTTCACGATCCGAAATGTACTTTATCTGATAGGTACTTCCTTGAGCTAATCCGCTTATAGTATGTAGTTTATTTGTTTTTTCTTGACAAGATTGAAAAGCGAACACTCCGCCTAAAATCAGTAAAAAAAATAGTTTTCTTTTCATTACATTCCTCTTTAAAATAACTTAGCGGATTTCCAAGAGCCCTTTAAAATTAACCTTATAGGGCTGATTTTTGTAAATAGGATACTCCTGATTTTCAATATTAGTAAGCCCCACTCCTGCAAAGTAGGTCTTAGCTTGGTGTTTTTCAGCGTGCTTACGTACCATTTGCATCAGTATAGGGTCATAAGCATCAGGATCTTCACCATAAGGAACGGCTCTTACAATAATGAAATGCTTCTGTTTGTTTTTATCAACACAAACAAATTGTGGGTCTTTTTTAAGTTTACTATTTACCAGTAAAAACTCCCACTGCAAATCGTCTCGCAAGGCTGTCCCCACGATGTTCA
This genomic window from Capnocytophaga canimorsus contains:
- a CDS encoding FAD:protein FMN transferase, giving the protein MKRKLFFLLILGGVFAFQSCQEKTNKLHTISGLAQGSTYQIKYISDREEIKKSSVDSIFEVIDLSMSTYRSESIISKINRAEEAYIDTHFEKVFLASQSIWQQSEGLFDPTVGILVNAWGFGKNNAKKPPTSSEIDSLLLRVGFQKVTLLPNKQIVKQHSEIAFDFNAIAQGYTVDVLADFLKSKGIENFLVEVGGEIFLSGKNTIDDKKWTIGVDDPTQSPENRTLITTLQFTNKGLATSGNYRKVWTDSLTGEKYVHSINPKTGLAKQSNILSVTVVTSNAMLADGYATMLMLMDFERSKQFLKENPTIDAMIIFNNTQNQTEIFTTEGFKKYQTE